The following proteins are encoded in a genomic region of Buchnera aphidicola (Aphis nerii):
- the ribA gene encoding GTP cyclohydrolase II, translating to MQLIKIEKAILPTRWGDFIIFGFEEKKNGKNHIALVYGDIKKNIPILSRVHSECLTGDAFFSLRCDCGEQLKMSMNKIAHEGRGVLIYHRQEGRNIGLLNKIKAYSLQDQGLDTVEANLKLGFSADERDFSLCADIFKILNIKKIRLLTNNPFKVDMLVSAGINIVERVPLIAKKNNKNYCYLKTKAEKMGHLLFK from the coding sequence ATGCAATTAATTAAAATAGAAAAAGCTATATTGCCTACGCGCTGGGGGGATTTTATTATATTCGGATTTGAAGAAAAAAAGAATGGAAAAAATCACATTGCTCTTGTATACGGTGATATAAAAAAAAATATACCTATTCTTTCTAGAGTACATTCCGAATGTTTAACAGGAGATGCTTTTTTTAGTTTAAGATGTGATTGTGGTGAACAATTAAAAATGTCAATGAATAAAATTGCTCATGAAGGTAGGGGAGTTTTAATATATCATAGACAAGAAGGTAGAAATATTGGTCTTCTTAATAAAATTAAAGCATATTCTTTACAAGATCAAGGATTAGATACTGTTGAAGCAAATTTAAAGCTTGGTTTTTCAGCAGATGAAAGAGATTTTTCATTATGTGCTGATATATTTAAAATATTAAATATAAAAAAAATAAGATTATTAACTAACAATCCATTTAAAGTAGATATGCTTGTTTCTGCAGGTATTAATATTGTAGAAAGAGTCCCTCTTATTGCTAAAAAAAATAATAAAAACTATTGTTATTTAAAAACTAAAGCAGAGAAAATGGGTCATTTATTATTTAAGTAA
- the cls gene encoding cardiolipin synthase has protein sequence MDIFYDSSTCLVVLIYWLLIVNITYCILIKRRSIPSSMSWLLTIYIIPFVGIVIWFFFGEFYLEKRHKIIAKKIWSISNQYLNQLKSCKYIFQLKNSEVATSLFQLCKHRQGMYGIKNNKITLLTDNKKIINILIRDIYLARKNIEMVFYIWKPGGIADDVAIALIHSAKRGIRCRLMLDSAGSIDFFRSPWVEKMKKSGIQIVEALKVNLVRMFLHRLDVRQHRKIILIDNYISYSGSMNLIDPNLFKKSSGISQWIDLMTRIEGPIATTIGMIYSCDWEIETGFKILPKLPNKEMLKNISNQNSSVQVIASGPGFPKNVIHQALLTAIYSARNELIMTTPYLVPSDDLLHAICTAAQRGVKVSIIIPLCHDSILVKWASRAFFSELLEAGVKIYQFKSGLLHSKSILVDRQLSLIGTANLDMRSLWLNFEITLIIDDNNFSNKLSLIQKEYISNSELLDKNIWYTRSHWKKILEKIFYFLSPLL, from the coding sequence ATGGATATTTTTTATGATTCAAGTACATGTTTAGTTGTTTTAATATATTGGTTACTAATTGTTAATATTACTTACTGTATTTTAATAAAACGTCGTAGTATACCTTCTTCTATGTCTTGGCTTTTAACTATTTATATTATTCCTTTTGTTGGAATTGTCATTTGGTTTTTTTTTGGTGAATTTTATCTAGAAAAAAGACATAAAATAATAGCAAAAAAAATTTGGTCTATATCTAATCAATATTTAAATCAACTTAAATCTTGTAAATATATTTTTCAATTAAAAAATAGTGAAGTTGCAACTTCATTATTTCAACTTTGTAAACATCGACAAGGCATGTATGGCATTAAAAATAATAAAATTACATTGTTAACTGATAATAAAAAAATCATTAATATTTTAATTCGTGATATTTATCTAGCACGTAAAAATATTGAAATGGTATTTTATATTTGGAAACCGGGGGGAATTGCTGATGATGTAGCAATAGCACTTATTCATTCTGCTAAACGTGGAATTCGTTGTAGACTAATGTTAGATTCAGCTGGAAGTATTGATTTTTTCAGAAGTCCTTGGGTTGAAAAAATGAAAAAATCTGGAATTCAAATCGTAGAAGCATTAAAAGTAAATTTAGTTCGAATGTTTTTACATAGATTAGATGTCAGACAACATAGAAAAATAATATTAATTGATAATTATATTTCATATTCCGGGAGTATGAACTTAATAGATCCAAATTTATTTAAAAAATCCTCAGGAATTAGTCAGTGGATTGATTTAATGACAAGAATTGAAGGACCAATAGCTACAACAATAGGTATGATTTATTCATGTGATTGGGAAATTGAAACCGGTTTTAAGATTTTGCCTAAATTACCAAATAAAGAAATGTTAAAAAATATATCTAACCAAAATTCTAGTGTTCAAGTGATTGCATCAGGACCTGGTTTTCCAAAAAATGTAATTCATCAAGCTTTATTAACAGCAATTTATTCTGCCAGAAATGAATTAATTATGACTACTCCATATTTAGTGCCTAGTGATGATTTATTACATGCTATTTGTACAGCAGCACAAAGAGGTGTAAAAGTTAGTATTATTATACCATTATGTCATGATTCTATTTTAGTAAAGTGGGCAAGTAGAGCTTTTTTTAGTGAATTATTAGAAGCAGGAGTAAAAATTTATCAATTTAAAAGTGGATTGTTACATAGCAAAAGTATATTAGTTGATCGTCAACTTAGTTTAATTGGTACAGCTAATTTAGATATGAGAAGTTTATGGTTAAATTTTGAAATTACTTTAATAATTGATGATAATAATTTTAGTAATAAATTATCTTTGATACAAAAAGAGTATATTTCTAATTCTGAACTACTGGATAAAAATATTTGGTATACTCGATCACATTGGAAAAAAATACTAGAAAAAATTTTTTATTTTTTAAGTCCACTATTATAA
- the yciA gene encoding acyl-CoA thioester hydrolase YciA → MLKKNKLLPQGTIVLKTLAMPSDTNANGDIFGGWIMSQMDMGGAILAKEIAGGKVVTVRVDGITFLKPVSVGDIVSCYANCIKIGKSSITINVEVWIKKIYSKPLGQYYCATEAIFIYVAIDKLGKPRELLPMSII, encoded by the coding sequence ATGTTAAAAAAAAACAAGTTATTACCACAAGGAACAATAGTATTAAAAACTCTTGCAATGCCTTCAGATACTAATGCTAATGGTGATATATTTGGAGGATGGATTATGTCACAAATGGATATGGGAGGAGCTATATTAGCTAAAGAAATAGCAGGTGGAAAAGTAGTAACTGTAAGAGTAGATGGTATAACTTTTTTAAAACCTGTATCTGTTGGGGATATTGTTAGTTGTTACGCAAATTGTATTAAAATTGGAAAAAGTTCTATTACTATTAATGTAGAAGTTTGGATTAAAAAAATTTATTCTAAACCATTAGGACAATATTATTGTGCTACAGAGGCAATATTTATTTATGTAGCAATTGATAAACTGGGAAAACCTCGTGAATTATTGCCTATGAGTATTATTTAA
- a CDS encoding septation protein A produces the protein MQKLLNLLPIIIFFICYKTYDIFIASKFLIIISGLTCILHWIIYKKIDQINLISFIFITIFGSLTIFFHDSQFIKWKITIIYMFFCIVLLTSQFIKKKPIIQIFLEKNIELSNMYWKKINFFWALFFLFCSILNIYIALYFSEETWVDFKVFGLTILMFFSILTTSIYINCKMLKKK, from the coding sequence ATGCAAAAATTATTAAATTTGTTACCAATAATAATATTTTTTATATGCTATAAAACATATGATATTTTTATTGCATCTAAATTCTTAATTATTATATCTGGTTTGACTTGTATATTACATTGGATTATCTACAAAAAAATAGATCAAATTAACTTGATTAGTTTTATTTTTATTACTATTTTTGGTTCATTAACTATATTTTTTCATGATAGTCAATTTATAAAATGGAAAATAACAATAATTTATATGTTTTTCTGTATCGTACTATTAACAAGTCAATTTATTAAAAAAAAACCAATAATACAAATATTTTTAGAAAAAAACATAGAACTTTCTAATATGTATTGGAAAAAAATTAATTTTTTTTGGGCATTATTTTTTTTATTTTGTAGTATTTTAAATATTTATATAGCATTGTATTTTTCTGAAGAAACTTGGGTGGATTTTAAAGTTTTTGGACTTACTATTTTAATGTTTTTTTCTATTTTAACTACTAGTATTTATATAAATTGTAAAATGTTAAAAAAGAAATAA
- a CDS encoding YciC family protein, translating into MFITIRELCNDTYHFVSKEIKTIFFISIVATLISILINMLIKPDMHIISIIENNKFINSHSVFDFVNNMSEYEKKALLKYSIFKIIEFLTSKTFLLGSIITLITCLSDNKKQPISFSIIFFTKLLPSLFFLNCITNIIIQIGFIFFIFPGIFLSILLALSPIILSFKKNTLIDSIKLSISISWKHINIIGTGVLFWMCMKFILTKVLFNIPIINTNFIFLILNVSINVFFSILIIYLFRFYMLFSRT; encoded by the coding sequence ATGTTTATTACAATACGAGAATTATGTAATGATACATATCATTTTGTATCTAAAGAAATAAAAACTATTTTTTTTATATCTATTGTAGCTACTTTAATAAGTATTTTAATAAATATGTTGATCAAACCAGATATGCATATTATTTCTATAATAGAAAATAATAAATTTATTAATTCTCATTCAGTTTTTGATTTTGTAAATAACATGAGTGAATATGAAAAAAAAGCATTATTAAAATATTCAATATTTAAAATAATTGAGTTTTTAACTAGCAAAACTTTTTTATTAGGAAGTATAATCACTTTAATTACATGTTTATCTGATAATAAAAAACAACCAATTTCATTTTCAATAATTTTTTTTACTAAACTTTTACCAAGTTTGTTTTTTTTAAATTGTATTACCAATATTATCATTCAGATAGGTTTTATATTTTTTATTTTTCCAGGTATATTTTTATCAATCCTGTTAGCTTTATCACCTATCATTTTATCTTTTAAAAAAAACACTTTAATAGATTCTATCAAATTAAGTATTTCTATTTCTTGGAAACATATAAACATTATAGGTACAGGAGTACTATTTTGGATGTGTATGAAATTTATTTTAACAAAAGTATTATTTAATATACCTATCATCAACACAAATTTTATATTTTTAATATTAAATGTTAGTATAAACGTATTTTTTTCTATTTTAATAATATATTTATTTAGATTTTATATGTTATTTTCACGTACTTAA
- the trpA gene encoding tryptophan synthase subunit alpha gives MSRYYKMFKKKTLLKEGCFVPFVVIGDPSLEISIKIIEVLIQTGVDALELGFPFSDPLADGPIIQKSNLRALSKNYGILKCFEVIAMLRKKHLNIPIGVLLYANLIYNYGIENFYKKCSKCDLDSVLIADVPIEEYNIFYKYANKFNIDSIFICPPDANNKFLSQLALYAKGYIYLLSRPGVTGINQKKNLLKNKFIKKIKKYNNLPLLQGFGIKNTTQIKKSISSGINGVICGSAIINIIEKNLNEEQKMIEKIKNFSSKLIESTKLI, from the coding sequence ATGAGTCGTTACTATAAAATGTTTAAAAAAAAAACTTTGCTTAAAGAAGGATGTTTTGTTCCATTTGTAGTAATAGGCGATCCTTCTTTAGAAATTTCAATAAAAATTATTGAAGTATTAATTCAAACTGGAGTAGATGCATTAGAATTAGGATTTCCATTTTCAGATCCATTGGCAGATGGTCCTATTATTCAAAAATCAAATTTACGTGCATTGTCTAAAAATTATGGTATTTTAAAATGTTTTGAAGTTATTGCAATGTTGCGTAAAAAACATTTAAACATACCCATAGGTGTATTATTGTATGCTAATCTTATATATAATTATGGTATAGAAAATTTTTATAAAAAGTGCTCAAAATGTGATTTAGATTCAGTACTCATAGCTGATGTACCTATTGAAGAATATAATATTTTTTATAAATATGCTAATAAATTTAATATAGACTCTATTTTTATATGTCCACCTGATGCAAATAATAAATTTTTATCCCAACTTGCTTTATATGCCAAAGGTTATATATATTTGTTATCTCGTCCTGGTGTAACTGGAATCAATCAAAAAAAAAATTTATTGAAAAATAAATTTATAAAAAAAATAAAAAAATATAATAATCTTCCATTATTGCAAGGTTTTGGAATTAAAAATACTACACAAATTAAAAAATCAATTTCATCAGGTATTAATGGTGTAATATGTGGTTCAGCAATTATAAATATAATTGAAAAAAATTTAAATGAAGAACAAAAAATGATAGAAAAAATAAAAAATTTCAGCTCTAAGTTAATAGAATCTACAAAATTGATTTAA
- the trpB gene encoding tryptophan synthase subunit beta, producing MTLLDPYFGEFGGMYVPQILMPALYELEKNFVSAKKNLNFQRKFLDLLKNYAGRPTPLTLCNNLTNGTKTKIYLKREDLLHGGAHKTNQVLGQAMLAIQMQKKEIIAETGAGQHGVATAIACALLNLKCRIYMGCKDIKRQKPNVFRMKLMGAKVISVKNGSGTLKDACNEALRDWSNTYKNSHYMIGTAAGPHPYPRIVKEFQKIIGEETKKQIFEKEKKMPDSIIACVGGGSNAIGIFSDFIDEKVNLIGVEPAGQGINTGKHGAPLNNGSTGIYFGMKSYLMQNKEGQIQKSWSISAGLDFPSVGPEHAWLNSIKRAQYVSITDSEALEAFQMLSKREGIIPALESSHAIAYAIKIMRLNPDKEQILVVNLSGRGDKDIFTVNEILNNRKKS from the coding sequence ATGACTTTGCTTGATCCTTATTTTGGCGAATTTGGAGGTATGTATGTTCCTCAAATATTAATGCCAGCTTTATACGAATTAGAAAAAAATTTTGTTTCTGCAAAAAAAAATTTAAATTTTCAGAGAAAATTTTTAGATCTTTTAAAAAATTATGCAGGAAGACCTACACCATTAACTTTGTGTAATAATTTAACTAATGGTACAAAAACAAAAATTTATTTAAAAAGAGAAGATTTATTACACGGTGGGGCTCATAAAACAAATCAAGTACTAGGTCAAGCTATGTTAGCAATACAGATGCAAAAAAAAGAAATTATCGCAGAAACTGGTGCAGGTCAGCATGGTGTAGCAACTGCAATTGCATGTGCATTATTAAATTTAAAATGTAGAATTTATATGGGTTGTAAAGATATTAAACGGCAAAAACCAAATGTATTTCGTATGAAGTTGATGGGAGCTAAAGTTATATCTGTTAAAAACGGATCAGGTACTTTAAAAGATGCATGTAATGAAGCATTACGAGATTGGTCTAATACTTATAAAAATTCTCATTATATGATAGGAACAGCTGCTGGACCACATCCTTATCCTAGAATTGTTAAAGAATTTCAAAAAATAATTGGTGAAGAAACAAAGAAACAAATTTTTGAAAAAGAAAAAAAAATGCCAGATTCCATTATTGCATGTGTAGGTGGGGGATCAAATGCTATTGGTATATTTTCTGATTTTATAGATGAAAAAGTCAATTTAATTGGTGTAGAACCTGCTGGTCAGGGCATAAATACAGGTAAACATGGTGCACCATTAAATAATGGTAGCACAGGCATTTATTTTGGTATGAAATCTTATTTAATGCAAAACAAAGAAGGTCAAATTCAAAAATCTTGGTCTATTTCGGCTGGTTTAGATTTTCCCTCTGTAGGTCCTGAACATGCCTGGTTAAATAGTATTAAACGTGCTCAATATGTATCAATAACTGATAGTGAGGCATTAGAAGCATTTCAAATGCTATCTAAGAGGGAAGGTATTATACCAGCTCTAGAATCTTCCCATGCAATAGCTTATGCAATAAAAATAATGAGACTAAATCCGGATAAAGAACAAATTTTGGTTGTTAATCTTTCTGGTCGAGGGGATAAAGATATCTTTACAGTAAATGAAATTTTAAATAATAGGAAAAAATCATGA
- the trpCF gene encoding bifunctional indole-3-glycerol-phosphate synthase TrpC/phosphoribosylanthranilate isomerase TrpF: protein MQETILNKIIINKLEWIKDRKKKEPFKNIKNKININTRNFYSVLKNKNPSFILECKKSSPSLGIIKENFNLIEISNVYKKYASAISVLTDEKYFHGNLKFINIVKNNVNQPILCKDFFIDPYQIYLARYYNADAILLMLSVLSNQQYIVLSGIAKKLNMGILTEINNIEELNRAIELNASVIGINNRNLHDLSIDLNRTKILAPLIKNKIIISESGIKKHSQIRELSKIVNGFLIGSTLMSKKNLEISTKSLIFGHNKVCGLTRTIDAQISEKYGSIYGGLIFAENSLRKITKKIAKNIILNSNLRYIGIFQNQDINTIIDICNELSLYAIQLHGNENQKYIDFLNKKLPKSVKIWKAYSIQSTVPLLNLNYVNKYIFDSSSGGSNTIFNWSILKNQVLHDVILAGGINIKNCTLALKFNCAGLDLNSGVEVSPGIKDHNKIKLIFQKLKL from the coding sequence ATGCAAGAAACAATACTTAATAAAATTATAATAAATAAATTAGAATGGATTAAAGATAGAAAAAAAAAAGAACCTTTTAAAAATATTAAAAATAAAATTAATATAAATACTCGTAATTTTTATAGTGTTTTAAAAAATAAAAATCCTAGTTTTATATTAGAATGCAAAAAATCTTCTCCTTCTTTAGGAATTATTAAAGAAAATTTTAATTTAATTGAAATTTCTAATGTATATAAAAAATATGCTTCGGCAATTTCAGTGTTAACAGACGAAAAATATTTTCATGGAAACTTAAAATTTATAAATATTGTAAAAAACAATGTTAATCAGCCAATTTTATGTAAAGATTTTTTTATTGATCCATATCAAATATATTTAGCACGATACTATAATGCAGATGCTATTTTACTTATGTTATCTGTTTTAAGTAATCAGCAATATATTGTATTATCTGGTATAGCAAAAAAATTAAACATGGGAATTTTAACAGAAATAAATAACATTGAAGAACTAAATCGTGCTATTGAATTAAATGCTTCAGTTATTGGAATTAATAATCGTAATTTACATGATTTATCAATTGATTTAAATCGTACTAAAATTTTAGCTCCATTAATAAAAAATAAAATAATAATAAGTGAATCAGGTATAAAAAAACATTCTCAAATAAGAGAATTAAGTAAAATAGTTAATGGTTTTTTAATTGGTTCAACTTTAATGTCAAAAAAAAATTTAGAAATTAGCACAAAATCTTTGATTTTTGGTCATAATAAAGTATGCGGATTAACTCGAACTATTGATGCTCAAATAAGCGAAAAGTATGGTTCAATTTATGGTGGTTTAATTTTCGCAGAAAACTCACTTCGAAAAATTACGAAAAAAATTGCAAAAAATATTATTTTAAATAGTAATTTAAGATATATAGGGATATTTCAAAATCAAGATATAAATACTATTATAGATATATGTAATGAATTGTCTTTATATGCTATACAATTACATGGCAATGAAAATCAAAAATATATTGATTTTCTAAATAAAAAATTACCCAAAAGTGTTAAAATTTGGAAAGCATATTCTATTCAATCCACAGTTCCTTTACTTAATTTAAATTACGTAAATAAATATATCTTTGATTCTAGTTCAGGAGGAAGCAATACAATATTTAATTGGTCAATTTTGAAAAATCAAGTATTACATGATGTAATACTAGCAGGAGGTATTAATATTAAAAATTGTACTTTAGCATTAAAATTTAATTGTGCTGGATTAGATTTAAATTCTGGAGTAGAAGTATCACCTGGTATTAAAGATCATAATAAAATAAAACTAATTTTTCAAAAATTAAAACTTTGA
- the trpD gene encoding anthranilate phosphoribosyltransferase, with protein sequence MQNVFKKIYKLKTLGQEESYKLFKSVISGEIDEIKLSSILTAMHMRQESIEEILGSIYAFLETMKLFPRPNYLFSDIVGTGGDNKNTINISTASALVASYCGCKIIKHCNKGVSSTSGSSDLLKKFKINLNPSLKNLLRTLDKLNICFLFAPKYHDGFQYVSNIRKVLKIKTIFNLLGPFLNPARPFHTVIGVYKQDLIHPMIKILKKLKYQHGIILHSDGTDEITLNGITYVSELLNKKIYSYQLEAKDFGLKEHSKKICTVSSTEESYDIIKKVMQGKGDQLHEELIAANVAILLKIFGYTDLKKNTKMVLNKIRSGEIYKHIINISNMLKEEK encoded by the coding sequence ATGCAAAATGTATTTAAAAAAATATATAAATTAAAAACATTAGGTCAAGAAGAAAGTTATAAATTATTTAAATCTGTTATTTCTGGCGAAATAGATGAAATAAAATTATCATCTATTTTGACAGCTATGCACATGCGCCAAGAATCAATTGAAGAAATATTAGGTTCAATTTATGCTTTTTTAGAAACAATGAAGTTGTTTCCTAGACCTAATTATCTTTTTTCTGATATAGTTGGAACAGGCGGAGATAATAAAAATACAATTAATATTTCAACTGCTAGCGCTCTTGTTGCATCTTACTGCGGATGTAAAATTATTAAACATTGTAATAAAGGTGTTTCAAGTACGTCAGGTTCATCTGATCTTTTAAAAAAATTTAAAATTAATTTAAATCCATCCTTAAAAAATTTATTAAGAACGTTAGATAAATTAAATATTTGTTTTTTATTTGCACCTAAATATCATGATGGTTTTCAATATGTTTCTAATATTCGAAAAGTTTTAAAAATTAAAACTATTTTTAATTTATTAGGACCATTTTTAAATCCTGCTCGTCCCTTTCATACAGTTATAGGCGTGTATAAACAAGATTTAATACATCCTATGATTAAAATTTTGAAAAAGTTAAAATATCAACACGGTATCATACTTCATAGTGATGGAACTGATGAAATTACATTAAATGGTATCACATATGTTTCAGAATTATTAAATAAAAAAATTTATTCATATCAATTAGAAGCAAAAGATTTTGGTTTAAAAGAACATTCTAAAAAAATATGTACAGTCAGTTCTACAGAAGAAAGCTATGATATTATTAAAAAAGTCATGCAAGGAAAAGGAGACCAATTACATGAAGAATTAATTGCAGCAAATGTTGCAATCTTATTAAAAATTTTTGGATATACAGATTTAAAAAAAAATACAAAAATGGTATTAAATAAAATTCGTAGTGGTGAAATTTATAAACATATAATTAACATTTCTAATATGTTAAAAGAAGAAAAATAA
- a CDS encoding pseudouridine synthase produces MTEKIQKILSNLGYGSRRLIEFNIKKGNILVNGKKANIGQYLDKNNPGEIFINKQKVVFKKNKKLKVIIYNKPIGEICTRNDTQKRSTVFDKLPVLNLSRWISIGRLDINTKGLLLFTNNGELANELMHPKNQIEREYYIRVFGTINKNTIDTLKNGIKIKNGYVSFKSIQLISKNKSKNNWFKGILCEGKNREVRLMFHAIKCQVNKLIRVRYGNVFLPKNLKEGEWKKLNYTSLNNLCNLIK; encoded by the coding sequence ATGACAGAAAAAATACAAAAAATTCTTTCTAATTTAGGATATGGTTCACGTCGTTTAATAGAATTCAATATTAAAAAAGGAAATATATTAGTAAATGGTAAAAAAGCAAACATCGGACAATATTTAGATAAAAATAATCCTGGAGAAATTTTTATTAATAAACAAAAAGTAGTTTTTAAAAAAAACAAAAAGTTAAAAGTTATTATTTATAATAAACCTATAGGTGAAATTTGTACTAGAAATGATACACAAAAACGTTCAACAGTATTTGATAAATTACCTGTTTTAAATTTGAGTAGATGGATTAGTATTGGACGATTAGATATTAACACCAAAGGATTATTATTATTTACAAATAATGGAGAATTAGCAAATGAACTTATGCATCCAAAGAATCAAATTGAACGTGAATATTACATACGTGTTTTTGGAACAATAAACAAAAATACGATAGATACTTTAAAAAATGGAATTAAAATTAAAAATGGATATGTTTCATTTAAAAGTATTCAACTTATTTCAAAAAATAAAAGTAAAAATAATTGGTTTAAAGGAATTTTATGTGAAGGTAAAAATCGAGAAGTTAGATTGATGTTTCATGCAATTAAGTGTCAAGTAAATAAATTAATTAGAGTACGATACGGTAACGTTTTTTTGCCAAAAAATTTAAAAGAAGGCGAATGGAAAAAATTAAATTATACATCATTAAATAATTTATGTAATTTAATTAAGTAA